The sequence gactccaggatcacaccctgggccaaagggaggtgctcaacctctgagctacccaggcgtcctcaGATCCTTCCTCCTATTAGAAGGGGAGTGAACATTAGGAGTCTACGTCTGGGCTTTCTCACCCACCAGACACTCGTACTGGGCTGCGTTCTGACCAGACTTCAGTGTCTGCCAGGATCGGAGTCACTGCAGTGATCCATCAACAAAATTCACTGTCATTATATTCACACAATTAGATTTCGGAGAGCTGAAAATACGCAACATTTTTTAATGGCCCTGTCAATAAAATGgattatattttcagtttctactGAAACTGTGTGATTTGTatacatgtaatattttttaagctCAGCCTGCCCCTAGTCTGAGCGGACgaattatttatattcaatttctaatttatataatttGCACCTTTCTTGGCTTTGCTGTTTAGATACCATTCCTCCTAAGAACACTCACTTGAAGGGCATTTTAAACTGAGATATTTGCGAGGGACTATCTGATGCAGTGAAAAGAGCACAGAAACTGTGAAGACCAGAGATGTCATGTTGGCTCTGCcccttcctggctgtgtggccccacctggcacatagcaggcacaGGGGATCACTGGGGATGTTAACCAATGAGTGAGACTTGGGTTCTATGATGAAAGCCAATAATTTTATTCACCCAAAAGAAATTCACTTTGGGAGAAATTTCGAAGCATATCTGTTCCCGTAAAGAAAGGACTGCTCTCATACTGTTTTAGAGaaatgtggggcgcctgggtggctcagtcagttaagtgtctacctttggctcaggttatgattccagggtcctgggaaatgtacattaggctccttgctctgtagagagcctgcttctccctctgcctctgcctcttcctccatctctcatgaataaataaataagatctttaaaaaagagagaagtgaaaTTGCATTTCAGGAACACTGAGGCGTGTTGCTAAAGGTGATGATTTCAAACCTGTGCATTGCATCTGTGCTTTGAAGCGCCTGCATGGGCACGCATGCGTCCCAGAAACCTGATCTCTGTCCTCATGCTGTTGCACACATGCAGGAGCTGACAGGCAAACTGCCCGTTGAATATCCCTTGGATCCAGGGGAGGAACCACCCATTGTTCGAAGAAGAATTGGGACAGCCTTCAAGCTGGATGAACAGAAAATCCTGCCCAAAGGAGAGGTGTGTCCTGTGTGCTGTTGTTGGATTCTCTCACATTAGCCATATTTCTCCCATATGTTGGGGCTTCCAGGGTTTTCTGTAACAGTTGTCTTCATTCTACTCGATGCCAAACAccatttccctttcctccccaggATCCTCCCTTCTACCTTTTAAGTTGGCTGGTCAGCCAGCATGGGGCTCCCCTTGGTAGGATGCATTAGCTCGAGTTCGTAAGCATCTGGATTTCCATGGAAGTTGCTTGTCTAACACGATTGGCCTGTCACAAGGGGCTGCGTTAAGCTTGGGAGAACATCCCAACGACACTCCTGTGTACCTATCTTTTTAATGGCTTCCCAGCTCTCTGTTACTTAGAGCCCAGCATGACgtggaagaaaacagacaaaggagaaagaaaactcagGCCATGCCAGCAGGTGCAGGGATGCCGCAGGCTGGGGGAAAGACAGCAGGGCCTGCCCTCAGTGGCCTTCCCTTCACCTTGCTGCTAAAATTGCTGCCAGAGGAAGAGCGAGCTGCTGGGCCTTCCTGAGGTCATCTGTCTGCATTTGGAGGAGCCCCTGAAGCCTTGCTCATTTATCCTCTTTGACACTAAAtgttggtgggggatggggtggagacaggctccccacccccagccccctcacTGCCTCTGTTTCTCCTGGGAACGCACTTGGCTTCCCTGTCCACACAGCAGGCGGCCATCTGGACAGCCAGGCCCTCCGGCGGCCTGGTGCCTGTCTGGCTAGGGAGCGAGCCATGGTCCTGGGCTCCCACGCCAGGTCAGGTCGCGGGCCAGGGCTCTCTAAGCGCCGGGAACAGCTGCTCGTGGCAGTTAGGCCTCACAGACCAGCCTTTGTCCTTGGTGGCTTGTTTGTTTCCCGACCCCGGGCGGGAATCCATCTCcgtgtccttctccctctggagAACGAGTGCAGCCAGCGATCGAAGGACCTGGAAGGAGTTTATCATCTCCTAAGCAGTTCTGTGTAATCTCCAcgctgcccctcctcctgggcccctgtTCCCCTCAGGCCTGAGATGCTCAAACAGAAATGAATCCGGCCAAGAGTACTGCTCGGTGGAGGCTCCCGACCTGGGACGTGCTGCCCCGAGGCAAGCCTTTTCTTCGGGCCGTGAGCTGGGAAGATCTGTCCCTTCCCACCGACTTGGTGATGGGCTCCCACGTGGTTAGGTCCATTCCTGTCAGGTTTTGCATGGCTCTGGGTCCCCTAGGGTGAGGGTAGGTGTGGCCTCCCCTGCGGGCCTTGCTAGCCTCTGGGCTGGTGCTGGAACGGAGCCTCTGATGGAGCTGCAGAGAGGGGCAGCCTGCGGCCCACCCCGGTTCCTCTGCCCGTCCGGTTCCTCTACAGCCTCATTTCTCCCAGGACCAAAACTGTGCGAGGGCATGTTACCCATCTGCTCCTTTGGGCCGAAGTAAGGgtcagggctgcagggaggtgcCAAGGGGAGGACAGAGATGCCGTGAAGCAGATCCAGGAATGGGGGCCAGGCGCCTCCAACCCCCCCATCCATGCCTCGCAGCCCAGTGCTGCTGGGAACGGCAGGATGAGGATGGTGGGAGCTTGCAGAGAGGCTTCCAGAAGAGATCCTGGTGAGTGGGGTACGTCCCACCACAAAGGGCTCAAAATACAAGAGACAGAGGGCACGTGTGGGAGGGTGGGGTGTCACGCACGTGGGAGCTGCCTGCTGCCAAACCCACAGAAGCCTGCTCTGGAAGTGATGGTGCATCTTCTGCCCAAGATGGCAAGGAGACACCAACCAGAGGGGCTCTGATTTCCACGGGGGTTTGGTCTTCATGAACCTTGCTGTGGAGACCAAGGAGATGAAGCCAAGTGACCCTGCCTCCGGCCCGCAGCAGGGAGCTCTGTTTCTCCGTGATGCTGCTCATACAGTGACCAGCACTTGTCTCCTGAACATAACGGGCCAAGGGCCTTGAAAGTGGgagtgcccagggcctggccacCAGAGATTTGAGGGAAAGGGCCATTGCAGGGTCAGGCAGGGTCGGGGCTAGGTACTGGGAGTGCTGGGTTCCTAGTATGTGTGTCTCCCAAAGAGCAGGGCGTGCTCGCCTGGGGTCAGGGACAGAGATGGAGAGGACGGTGCCTCCCTTAGCATCCCCCTAAATGTAAGTCCCATCTCCCCGTCCCACAGGAAGCCGAGTTGGAACGCCTGGAAAGAGAGTTTGCCATTCAATCCCAGATTACAGAGGCTGCCCGCCGCCTGGCCAGTGACCCCAACGTCAGcaaaaaactgaagaaacaaaggaaaacctCTTATCTGAATGCACTGAAGAAGCTGCAGGAGATTGAAAATGCCATCAACGAGAACCGCATCAAGTCTGGGAAGAAACCCACGCAGAGGGCTTCCCTGATCATCGCTGGTCAGTGCTAAGCCCGCCCCCCCTCCCAGGGACagtaccccccccacacacaaggGGCCTTGGGGGCCAGCACCGGCCCCGGGAGCGAGTCCAAAGCTGGTGCCCTGCGGACCTGAGCAAGCTGCTTAGCTACCCTGGgcctgctttttatttattttttagtccGTAAAGTGAAGCTAATAAGGCCTGATACCAAATGAGAGCAGTAAGGGGTGCACAGGTCCACAAAGGGGGGTTTTACAGGTGGAACTGTCCTGATCCCTACTTACTGCCCCCTGGGAGAGCCTGCAGCCCTGAGCTCTAGGCTGCTTCTCCACCCTCAGCAGCACTTGGGCTGAGCTAAGGTGCCAGCTCAGCCAAGCTGGAGTTGTCCAGGCTCTGACCTCCCCAGGGACCTGATCACCCAGCATCTGGATGGCTGGGGTCCACGGCAAGCCGGCACTCCCACTGAGCCTCTGTCCTCAGACACACCAGTTCCCAGGGTACCTGTCCCAAATCTGAAGCCAGGGAGGACTGGGCCGCCCCACTCTGTCTAGACCCCTGAGCCAGGTCAGCAGGGGTTAGGAATTTGGGCGATTGTATTTAGTAAACACCTCTAAAAGGAAATAGCCCCGAATCCTCCAACAGCATCAAGTTCCCCAAACGGTTACAATCCTTTTTTCCTGTTTAGCAAACTCCTTAGAATGTATGTCAAGTATTCTTTCGTAGTTTATACATTTAAAACGCTTTTGCTCTAAGAAGGTCAAAAGTGGAATAGAAGTTACCAGGGGTTAGGAGAGGCGGAGTGGGAAGTTAGTATTTGAGGGGTACAGGTTCTgattggaaaaatggaaaagttgcAGAGACAGATGGCGGTGATGGCTGTGCAACATTGCAAATAATCCTTAATGCCACTGAACGGCTGTCAGTACGCCCAGTACGGCTGACagtggctaaaatggtaaatttatgttGTGTATACATTACCTCGATaatctatataattatataatacataaatacatatacaaaaaatataatacatataataaatacaaaatacatataatacataaaatataattgtgCCACCTTAAAACGTGGGCACGCTATACTAGAAGCCATGCTGTAGTGGAAACTCCAAGATGCTAAAGTTAAGGCTCTCTATCCCCTACATGCTCACAGTCCACCAAACCAGAGAGACCATTAAAAAATCCTTTCCCTCTAGGAAATTTGGAATAACTGTCTTTCCCCATCCTGCTCTTTTGTCCTTGGCCAAGACTTTGTCACTCTGTCGCCCACTTCCTAACAGAACTGCGGCCAGCCAACTCCTGTCTGCATGCTGCTCCTTTGGGACCTCCCTGTGGCCCCTCGAAGGCCGTTGGGGCGTCCTGGCTCTGCGAGAGCATTCCAACAGGGTCACCAGAGCCAAGTTTGGGAGAGGGGCCCCTCAGGGCCACACCTGTCCCTGGTCCCTCGTCCCTGGTCAGCCACAGAAGAGCCCGCCTCCCCAGCCCGCCCAGTGAGAGCTGTCCTGTGAACCCTGCCACCAGAGTCTGTGGTCCCATCCAGAtttgcagccttttttttttttaactactcaaGAATATACCTTCTTTATTCTGCTCCCtccttgaaagatttttttattttttattatttatttttttgaaagaatttttttaaagattttatttacttattcatgagagacacagagagaggcaggctacctatagggagcccaacatagaactcgatcccaggaccccaggatcacgacctgagccaaaggcagatactcaacgactgagccacccaggcgtccctaaaatgtCTCTGCCGCACTTGAATTAGAGGAATAACCCCAGTTCTTCTTAGTTCCTTAGTTCCTTGGCGTCTTATCTCTTGAGATAAAACTTGGAACTTCACGCCTGGCACCTTTTGCTCATTTTACCGGGAGAGCAGAGCAACTGCAGACAAACCACGCCACCCtagctgggcctcagtttccccagatATTAAAGGGGGAGGATTATTTTACTGACTCCCTCTTGGGTGTGTCCCCATGGTTCACcagtatctataaaaatcagctttgcagagagagaggctgtaCTTAGCAGGTTGTTTTCACGACGAATGACTGAAGAAGTTTATGGAGAGGACGTTTATTGCCATAAGAGCAAAGCCAAGTTCCTCACCTAGTTTCGCATGTAGAGAAAGAGCAGTTCAGTAGTTCCTTTGGTTCAGTGGGAACGTGCCCTGAGACTGGGCCAGGACGCTGATGGGCTGAACCGGGCCAGGCGGCCTTTATCCTGGCTTTCTAGCCCCTCAGCACTGTGGGGCCCTGTAAGACAAGGGTGTCGACGCAGACGCTGGGCCACAGCGCAGCATCAGGCCTCGGGGATGACCAGCGCCCCACCCCAGGGACCCCAGAGAAATGCCAAGCGGCTTGTTGACTGTATTTCATGCGTTCTTTCATCTCAGAAAGAGGAAGACGTGGGATGGTCCCAAACGCATGATCGTCACAGGCTGGACGGTGTCTGGGGGATGTGCTAATAAACTCATAGGCTTTTGCATTTTGCCTCCTCAGATGGAAACATTGCCAGTGAAGACAGTTCCCTCTCAGATGCACTCGTGCTAGAGGATGGTAGGTTGTCCGTTTCCTGACTCAGAACTCGGGCCCAGGCCGAACAGGGATTAAGGTGTGCGCAGTCGGGCCTGGCCTGGTGGCAAGGCAAGAGCAGGCCGAGGTGGGGGCCGGGTGCCCCGCGAGCCCCTTGCCCCAGACGTCAGCTTCTGTCTGTCCGAACCTGAGTGTTTCCAGTGGCCCACGGGGAGGGGCTGAGGTGACCGTCCGTGAGCGCTGGTGTGTGGTGTGGTTGCCACAACCACGTCTGTGACTAAACACCACACACGGTTTCCTTTAGAGTCTCCGTCGTTTCTGGAGGAAAGACGTGGACTCTGGTTGGATCACAAGTCAGAGATTGAAGCCTCCTAGGAAAGCCTGGGGGTGGCCGGAGGAACACCGGGCCTCCCCATCTTCCTGAGAAATAGCAAAGACCAAAGGGAAGGGTGTCCTTCTAGATTGCTGGTCAGGCCTTGAAATTGTCTATTTTCCATTGACCTCTGAAAACCCAGCAGTTATTGGGATATTTTCTTgggaaattctgagaaaaatagaATCGATCCCCCACACCTCTGCACCCGCCCCCAGGCCACCACCACCTCACACGGGGGTAGAAAGGATTCCAGACACAGGACCATCTCTGAGAACATTCCTGTGGGTTTAAGCCAAAACTTGGGAGGCCAGGACATTAATCACATGGAAATATATTAAGTGGCAGTTAATTTTTTTGCCCTTTGGGGAACCCTCGTGTGGGCAGTGCTAAGTGGCTGTTCAGACAGAAAACATAAACCAGTCTACCCAACCCAGAGTCTGGATGATCGTGGCAAAGCTAATAATAGGGGCTATTGATGTGGGGAGAGGCTGGCAGGGTATTTACCCAGCGGCCTTGGCCTTGCTCTTAGCAATCAGGTCATAACCATTGTTAGCTTCGTTacatgggtggggaggggagggagcatgGCTGCAGAATAGggagaggtggttttttttttttttttttttaagattttgtttattcatgagagatacagagagaggcagagacacaggcagagggagaagcaggctccccgcggggagcccgatgcgggactcgatcccaggaccccaggatcacgacctgagctgaaagcagatgctcaaccactgagccatccagccatccCCAGGAATTTTGACTATGGGAGATCCAGCCCCAGTTTGGGGCTCTGGGGATGGCGGTTTCTCCAAAGGCAGGAACTAGAATGATTTAGTGAGAAGAGAAGACCAAGAGGAGAGTTGGGGGAGGTGTATATTGTTGGCAGCGGAGAGGAGTCCTCCTTGGCCTTGAGTCCCCAGACCCCCACGCCCCCTGCAGGCTTGCCccttgttggggggggggggggctctttcCTTCACTGATTAccgtggggaggtggggggttggAATGGAGAATTAGGCCGAGAGAAGAATCCTGGTGGGAAACGGATCGGGGGCCAAGTGGAAGGTGGTTGGAGGTTTTGCGGTTTGCTTCTGTGAAGTATTTCACAAGGAAATACTTCACGCTCCCCCGTCCGCCTTCACAAGGAACCCTGAattgttcctccctccctccccctgccctctcctgctccctcacTCCCCGCCTGCCCACCACCGGGTTCTCCACACTGTGGACTTCCCCTAGCCCCTGCCAGGTGGCTGGGCCTCGGAAAGGATTTTCATCCTGACACGTCTGGGCTTCCGAAGTTTCAATGTCTTCTTAGGCCCTTCAGACCAAAGCCCCATTCCTCAGCATGAAGCGCCCCCCCATCAGCTGGGCTGCCCAGCTCATCTTGGGGGGCGCAGCAGGTCAGCCCCAGCACCCCGactctgttcctcctccccagcCACTGCCCCAGCTGGCCTGGGCTCTCCCCCGCGTCCCCTCCGCGCCCCCCACCGCTGAACTCCCCTCGGCACCCGGCGGGCTGGACTGTGGGTCCCGCAGGGAACAAGCTCCTTCCACTCAGTATGTGTAGCCTGGCTCCTTCCTGCAGGACCTAGGGCTGGTCCAGGGGGAATCTCGGGAGCACGACCCAATACAGGCGCGAGGAAAGAGCCATACCCGGGCCCCCCACAGATACTTCCGCTCCGCACGTCCACTTGGCTTCCCCTGTTCTAACAGCgtttgttgagcacctgctggggGCCGGCCGGCCTCCtaggaaatgaaggaaacagtCCTCGGGAGCTGCAGGTCCCCAGAGCACCTTAGGCGCTCCTGTCTCCGGAGAGACGCCGTGACAGTGTTACAGGGACCACGTTCTGCTCTTGGCTCCAGCTGTAGCTCCTCAGAAGGGAACCTTCTCTCCCCAGCGAGGGCCGCTCGAGGCGGGGGTTTGGTTCTGGTTCCACCTGTCGTGGCAAGCGGGGAAGCCGTGGCTTGCTCTGGcccaggccgggggcggggggcacctggCCCGGactgcaggggtgaggggtggggggacgggcAGGGCTGTCTGCGTCGGTGGGGGGGACCCTCGCTCAGTtcgtctctctccatctctgtgcaGAAGACTCTCAGGTCACCAGCACACTGTCCCCCTTACAGTCTCCTCACAAGGGACTCCCTCCTCGGCCACCGTCACACAACAGGCCCCCCCCTCCGCAGTCCCTGGAGGGGCTCCGGCAGATGCACTATCCCCGCAACGACTATGACAAGTCCCCCATAAAGCCCAAAATGTGGAGCGAGTCCTCCTTGGATGAGCCTTACGAGAAGGTCAAGAAACGTTCCTCCCACGGCCATTCCAGGTGAGCCGGGTCGGCGAGGGCCCCCGAGGTCACAGGACAAGCAAGCAGGGGTGGCCCACGGGAGGGCGCCCGGGCCCCGCTCACGGCCACCCCGAGGGCGCGGCCCCCCAGCCGCAGATGGGGCGTGGGGGCCCCCCCGGGAGCTGCTGTGCGATGACGCGGGAGTTAAGGAGGAAGCCTGGGCAGCGCCACCCCGAATGGCAAGGGACAGACCCCTCGTAGGAGCCCCGACGTGGCTCGGgaccctgcacccccccccccccccccaggttcgGGCCTGGCTGAGAGGGCGGCGGgtttctgcccatttctctgtttttctccttccctttcgcTACGCCCTGTCAAGCTCCCAGTGGCTGGCGGGGCAcgtaaatatttgttggctgCAAAACGGAAACCAACCGTGGTCAAGGGCAGGGGCTTCACAGGACGGTCCCACTGCCTGCTGGGGACAGGCTGATGAGGCTGTGGTCTCCCGCCACCCTGGGATCGGGCATGCCCCGCGCCCGGCTCCGGGGGTGACGCTGAGTAGCCCCGCAGGAACCCGAGGGAGAGGCGGGCTGTCCCCGGGGAAGAGGGCCGGTTTCGTCCGGCGGTGACCAGCCCGGTGTCCTCTGGTTTGCAGCAGCCACAAACGCTTTCCCAGCACGGGGAGCTGCGCCGAAGCCGGAGGGGGCAGCAGCTCCCTGCAGAACAGCCCCATCCGCAGCCTCCCGCACTGGAACTCCCAGTCCAGCATGCCGTCCACACCAGACCTGCGGGTCCGGAGTCCCCACTACGTTCATTCCACGAGGTGAGTCCCCCCACACCAGGCCGTTGGGCCACCTCCCTCCCTGGACCGGACGTCCAGGCCCCCGACTGGCCCAAAGGACTGGGGAGCTAGTGGGGTGGGTTCCCGTTAAATCGAAGCAGGATGGAAACCCCAGCCAGCAGCGGAAGCCCACGTTAGGTGAGACCTGTTCTTATCCTGGTGTCCGTGTCCGGTGAGCACCAAGAAACGCCTGGAGAACCCCCAGGCTTCTGGAGGCAGCGGGCACGGAGTGAGcttcccccccctcctttttttttagaattttatttatttatttttttaataatttttatgtttttttttaagattttatttatttattcatgagagacacagagagaaagagaggcagagacacaggcagagggagaagcaggctccatgcagggagccccatgtgggactcgatcccgggtctccaggatcacacctcaggctgcaggcggcgctaagccactgcgccactggggccaccctttttttttaaattttaaagatttgttggAAGTTTGtgtatttaagcaatctctacaccaaatgtggggcttgaactcacagagccagccaggcgccccccacAGAGGGAGCTTTCCTAACCAAGGCGAAGGCAGGCCGGGCCAGCCAGGTAGCAGGGAGGCCTCTGGAACCAGGAGATCTTCACTCTGTCGTCCTCATGTATCTTCCCACCGGTGCCTCAGTttatcctggattttttttttttaatttttatttatttatgatagtcacacagagagagagagaggcagagacacaggcagagggagaagcaggctccatgcaccaggagcccgatgtgggattcgatcctgggtctccaggatcgcgccctgggccaaaggcaggcgctaaaccgctgcgccacccagggatccctatcctggATTTTTTAATGCCTCAAGGTGTGAAACCATTGAAGGGCAAAAGGAACAGGCAAAAGTGAGGCTGTGAATCACACCTTCATTTTCTGAAAAGAGCCCACACCAAAGCTGTCATTCTGTTTTATCAAAAACTGTGATTGCACAGGACTGGCTCAAAGCATGGATTTATATAGGATAAGATTGGGTTCTGCAGGCAAGGCTGTCCCCTTCACCCTTTCATGCAACACATACTTATCAAGTGCTCTGAGGTGCCAGGTACCACCGGCGAGGCTAGAGCAGTGGACAAAGCTGTCAGCCGAGTGTTTTGGTGGAGGGAGTCATGAGAAAGAACAATATATGTCAAGTGATAATaagtacagaggaaaaaaaataaaaatgaacagggCAGGGGCCACACTGTGGAAAGACAGACTCTGTTAGGTGGAAGCATCAgggacatttgagcagagaccagAATGGATGGGGTGGCAAGTTCGGAGGCTGTTATCAGGCAACAGCAGGATCAGAGAGCGTCAGAGGCAGGCGTGCACTTGGCCTATtcccaggaggccaggaggaggtaggaccagggaggaaactgaggcccgagTCCTGGGGTGCCCCTGTCTGTGGACTCTGTTCTACCATGAGTGACAGCAGGAACTCCCCTCCTCCGGGCCTTGGCCAGGGGGGCTGCCCTGACTTTCACGGGTGTCTAAgcactgtccccaccccccaccatgaCCCAGGTGGATGTTTGGAGTGGGGACTGGTGGGGGGGATTATAGAGAAGCAGGGGGCTGTTAAGTAGTTGCATCAGTCATTGTGAAGTACTCGTGTTCTAGCCGCCTTCCTTTTTAGAGTTTCAGGGGAATGGAAATCCATTTTATGTGAGTTTCATAATAGTATTTGGTGAATGCTGTGAAGTGCCCTCTGCGGGACTGTTTTTTATGatctacaaaaaaaaagggggggggggcatttcaCCTGATTTGAGACAATACCAGAGTAGGATTCTTGTGGTTCTCCAGAATCCCTTTCCAGCATTAAAAAACAGGCCAGGCTACTggtgtctggttttttttttttattatttttttttttattttttatttatgatactcacacacacacacacacacagagaggcagagacataggcagagggagaagcaggctccatgcaccgggagcctgatgtgggattcgatcccgggtctccaggatcgcgccctgggccaaaggcaggcgccaaaccgctgcgccacccagggatccctttttttgaagatttttatcaattcatgagagacccagagaggcagagacccaggcagagggagaagcgggctccccgcggggatcccaggaccccgggatcacagcctgagcccaaggcggatgCGCCATCGCCGAGCCCCCCGGGGCCCTACTGGCGCGCGTTTTCGGGGACACCCTTCGGTGGGTGCGGTGTTGTGTCGGGCCCCCGGTCGCGGCCAGgcggacccccccgcccccccgccccccgtgttCTGGTGGCGACAGCAGGCCGCACGCGGGCTCCCGGGCAGCGCCGCCCCTCCGGGTCTCCGGGTCtcggggcccccggggcccccccacccacgcgccgcgccgcgccgtcTCCCCGCAGGTCGGTGGACCTCAGCCCCACGCGGCTGCACAGCCTCGCCCTGCACTTTAGGCACCGGAGCTCCAGCTTGGAGTCCCAGGGCAAGCTCCTGGGCTCGGAGAACGACACGGGGAGCCCCGACTTCTACACCCCACGGACTCGCAGCAGCAACGGCTCGGACCCCATGGACGACTGCTCGTCCTGCACCAGCCACTCGAGCTCCGAGCACTACTACCCGGCGCAGATGAACGCCAACTACTCCACGCTGGCCGAGGACTCGCCGTCCAAGGCGCGCgcgcggcagcggcagcggcagcgggcggcgggcgcgctgGGGGCGGCGAACTCGGGCAGCATGCCCAACCTGGCGgcgcgcggcgcgggcggcggcgtgTACCTGCACAGCCAGAGCCAGCCCAGCTCGCAGTACCGCATCAAGGAGTACCCGCTGTACGTGGAGGGCGGCGCCACGCCCGTGGTGGTGCGCAGCCTGGAGAGCGACCAGGAGGGCCACTACAGCGTCAAGGCGCAGTTCAAGACGTCCAGCTCCTACACGGCGGGCGGCCTGTTCAGGGAGAGCTGGCGCGGCGGCGACGAGGGCGACCCGGGCCGCCTGACGCCGTCGCGCTCGCAGATCCTGCGGACTCCGTCGCTGGGCCGCGAGGCCGCGCACGACAAGGGCCGCGCCGCCGTGTCGGACGAGCTGCGCCAGTGGTACCAGCGCTCGGCCGCCGCGCACCGCGAGCACAGCCGCCTGTCGCACACCAGCTCCACGTCCTCGGACAGCGGCTCCCAGTACAG comes from Canis lupus familiaris isolate Mischka breed German Shepherd chromosome 2, alternate assembly UU_Cfam_GSD_1.0, whole genome shotgun sequence and encodes:
- the FRMD4A gene encoding FERM domain-containing protein 4A isoform X7; protein product: MTLAAKLEDFEVTLEHLLMDVFMTEGRRCQVHLLDDRKLELLVQPKLLAKELLDLVASHFNLKEKEYFGIAFTDETGHLNWLQLDRRVLEHDFPKKSGPVVLYFCVRFYIESISYLKDNATIELFFLNAKSCIYKELIDVDSEVVFELASYILQEAKGDFSSNEVVRSDLKKLPALPTQALKEHPSLAYCEDRVIEHYKKLNGQTRGQAIVNYMSIVESLPTYGVHYYAVKDKQGIPWWLGLSYKGIFQYDYHDKVKPRKIFQWRQLENLYFREKKFSVEVHDPRRASVTRRTFGHSGIAVHTWYACPALIKSIWAMAISQHQFYLDRKQSKSKIHAARSLSEIAIDLTETGTLKTSKLANMGSKGKIISGSSGSLLSSGSQESDSSQSAKKDMLAALKSRQEALEETLRQRLEELKKLCLREAELTGKLPVEYPLDPGEEPPIVRRRIGTAFKLDEQKILPKGEEAELERLEREFAIQSQITEAARRLASDPNVSKKLKKQRKTSYLNALKKLQEIENAINENRIKSGKKPTQRASLIIADGNIASEDSSLSDALVLEDEDSQVTSTLSPLQSPHKGLPPRPPSHNRPPPPQSLEGLRQMHYPRNDYDKSPIKPKMWSESSLDEPYEKVKKRSSHGHSSSHKRFPSTGSCAEAGGGSSSLQNSPIRSLPHWNSQSSMPSTPDLRVRSPHYVHSTRSVDLSPTRLHSLALHFRHRSSSLESQGKLLGSENDTGSPDFYTPRTRSSNGSDPMDDCSSCTSHSSSEHYYPAQMNANYSTLAEDSPSKARARQRQRQRAAGALGAANSGSMPNLAARGAGGGVYLHSQSQPSSQYRIKEYPLYVEGGATPVVVRSLESDQEGHYSVKAQFKTSSSYTAGGLFRESWRGGDEGDPGRLTPSRSQILRTPSLGREAAHDKGRAAVSDELRQWYQRSAAAHREHSRLSHTSSTSSDSGSQYSTSSQSTFVAHSRVTRMPQMCKATSAALPQSQRSSTPSSEIGATPPSSPHHILTWQTGSCTDSCFLDASLYPELADVQWYGQEKAKPGTLV
- the FRMD4A gene encoding FERM domain-containing protein 4A isoform X8: MVVQAAVAPNRSQRLLLKIPYGSLRRRSVERMTEGRRCQVHLLDDRKLELLVQPKLLAKELLDLVASHFNLKEKEYFGIAFTDETGHLNWLQLDRRVLEHDFPKKSGPVVLYFCVRFYIESISYLKDNATIELFFLNAKSCIYKELIDVDSEVVFELASYILQEAKGDFSSNEVVRSDLKKLPALPTQALKEHPSLAYCEDRVIEHYKKLNGQTRGQAIVNYMSIVESLPTYGVHYYAVKDKQGIPWWLGLSYKGIFQYDYHDKVKPRKIFQWRQLENLYFREKKFSVEVHDPRRASVTRRTFGHSGIAVHTWYACPALIKSIWAMAISQHQFYLDRKQSKSKIHAARSLSEIAIDLTETGTLKTSKLANMGSKGKIISGSSGSLLSSGSQESDSSQSAKKDMLAALKSRQEALEETLRQRLEELKKLCLREAELTGKLPVEYPLDPGEEPPIVRRRIGTAFKLDEQKILPKGEEAELERLEREFAIQSQITEAARRLASDPNVSKKLKKQRKTSYLNALKKLQEIENAINENRIKSGKKPTQRASLIIADGNIASEDSSLSDALVLEDEDSQVTSTLSPLQSPHKGLPPRPPSHNRPPPPQSLEGLRQMHYPRNDYDKSPIKPKMWSESSLDEPYEKVKKRSSHGHSSSHKRFPSTGSCAEAGGGSSSLQNSPIRSLPHWNSQSSMPSTPDLRVRSPHYVHSTRSVDLSPTRLHSLALHFRHRSSSLESQGKLLGSENDTGSPDFYTPRTRSSNGSDPMDDCSSCTSHSSSEHYYPAQMNANYSTLAEDSPSKARARQRQRQRAAGALGAANSGSMPNLAARGAGGGVYLHSQSQPSSQYRIKEYPLYVEGGATPVVVRSLESDQEGHYSVKAQFKTSSSYTAGGLFRESWRGGDEGDPGRLTPSRSQILRTPSLGREAAHDKGRAAVSDELRQWYQRSAAAHREHSRLSHTSSTSSDSGSQYSTSSQSTFVAHSRVTRMPQMCKATSAALPQSQRSSTPSSEIGATPPSSPHHILTWQTGEATENSPIMDGSESPTHQSTDE